From one bacterium genomic stretch:
- a CDS encoding type II secretion system protein has protein sequence MKKRQSAKKTKFGFGSETNGFTLVELLVVIAVIGLLASIVLVSMGSAREKARDARRQADIRQIGTAMELYYSDNSEEYLSTAGGVDAVTAIPNPCSATLCYLPAVPKDPKNVTPQQYTWAANSANKQKYCVYAKFESGTNTYVCSSERGTLSKVSATAPTLTACCY, from the coding sequence ATGAAGAAACGACAGAGCGCAAAGAAAACAAAATTTGGCTTTGGATCAGAAACTAATGGTTTCACCCTGGTCGAATTATTGGTCGTCATTGCCGTCATCGGGCTTTTGGCTTCGATCGTTCTGGTTTCAATGGGTTCGGCCAGAGAAAAAGCCAGGGATGCTCGGCGCCAAGCAGACATCAGGCAGATCGGCACCGCCATGGAGCTTTATTATTCCGACAACAGCGAGGAATACTTGTCGACTGCCGGCGGAGTCGATGCCGTCACTGCTATTCCGAACCCTTGCTCAGCTACCCTTTGCTATTTGCCTGCGGTCCCCAAAGATCCCAAGAACGTTACCCCTCAGCAGTATACCTGGGCGGCCAATAGCGCCAACAAGCAGAAGTACTGTGTTTATGCAAAGTTCGAGTCTGGCACCAATACCTATGTCTGCTCGTCGGAACGGGGAACTCTGAGCAAAGTCTCTGCCACAGCGCCGACCCTCACAGCCTGTTGCTATTAG